TTTTAAAAATTATACTTTGTTTAAAAAAAAAAATCTACATCGCTACTATTTTCATAATAAAACTAAAACTTAAAAAATATTACAATAAGTATTAGCGCTTGTATTTCTTCTTGACAGTATAAGTTTTTCAATTCTTTGTAATAGTGGGAGGTAGTCACCTATAGTAATTTTATTTTTATTTTTAAAATCATTCAATAATCCTATGAAACCTTCGAGGCAACCTTCTTTACTACAGGTTTGTACAATAAAGTTTGCTAACTGATCATTATTTATTTTAAAATATTCTAAAATAACTTCATCGTTATTATCACCTCTCATCAGTGCCATAAAAAGCCCAGGGGGCCCGTTTTTGTTTTTAGCAGCCAATAATTCTATTTTCTTATAAATGCTAATATCATTAATACTATTTATGGCGTTGATATAAGCTGTAACAGCTAATGTATGGCCCTCTAGTAAAGCCACGTAAAGTCCAGGGAACCCATCTTTGTTTTTAGCAGCCAACAACTCTTCTATTTTCTTATAAATGCTAATATCATTAATACTATTTATGGCGTTGATATAAGCTGTAACAGCTAATGTATGGCCCTCTAGTAAAGCCACGTAAAGTCCAGGGAACCCATCTTTGTTTTTAGCAGCCAACAACTCTATTTTCTTAGCAGTGTTAATACCACTAATACTATTTATAGCGTTAATATAAGCTATAACAGCTGATGTATGACCTTCTTGTAAAGCTACGTAAAGCCCAGGGGACTTATCTTTGTTTTTAGCAGCCAATAACTCTATTTTTTTAGCAGTGTTAATACCACTAATACCATTTATGGCGTTAGTATAAGCTGTAACAGCTAATGCATGACCTTCTTGTAAAGCCATAAAAAGTCCAGGGGTCCCATTTTTGTTTTTAGCAGCCAATAATTCTATTTTCTTATCAAGGCTAATACCATTTATAGAGTTAATATAAGCTGTAACAGCTGATGCATGACCATTTCCCAAGGCTAAATATAATAATCCAGCATTGTCACTTTTGGGGATTGGTAATAAATTTTTCCAATAATCTCTTTTAGGTTCGTCAAAACCCTCCTCTGGAACAACCAGGTTATCACCAGATTGTTCTACTCCAAATACTAAAATAGAAATTGCATACTCTTGATTAGCGTCTGAAATTGTTTCCCTAAATAAGGACTCTAATATATTACCTCCATTTTGCGAATGAACGTCAGAAAAGGCAAGCCGCTTATATCTGTCATGGTCAATTAAATGGTAACCCATTTCATTTGAACCGCCAATTGCAATAACATGACTAGCTCTGGAAAGTAAACATGCAGTAGGTTTTTCATTAATTAATAAATTTTTTATTAGATCCCATGTATTATTTTTAGTATAGAGACCTAAGTGTTTCTTTAGTAAATAAATAGAATTATCTTTCTGTCTTTCTTTTTCTTGCTCTCCAAATAAAGTTAAGTTAAAGTATGTTGTACTATTACTACGCTTTAGCACTTTATTTTCTTGTATACTTCCACGGTTACCTATGTTTGATATAGTACGACGAAGATTTGGCCTGTTTTCTTGCGAGTGTTTTGGTCGTTTAAACAACTCCCTACCACGATTATAGCCTTGGTGTGTAAATGGTTTATTATCTCCATCCCAGGTGTTAAAGTTTTTATTCCATACCGCCTCTTCTTCTGTACTAAGATTTTGTGGGCTTTCTAAGCCAAAATATATTGCTATCCCCTCAAGCCAAGGTTTTATGCTTAATAATTTATCTATTGCAATAAGGCTCTGTTGAGGTTGTAGTTTGTCTTTATTAGCTCTTCTGATTATCTCTGCTTTGTTAATATCACGAACTAATAGCTCGATGGCAAAAAACTCTTTTAACTTTTTTAATCCTTCTTTGCTAGGTATTATTAAAGGTGGTGAAATTGAATTAGTTTCATTTGCAATTTCAGCAGGCAATTTACCTGTTATAAGTTCAAGGGTACCTTCTTTATTATAGTGAAAACTATATTTTTTATTTGAGGGGTTTATATATATAGTATCTAAGTCATGATGTTCAGGCAGTGGATTCAGATTTATAACTTTATAATTTCTTAACTTATCTTCATATCCATTAATAAACCTTAACCTGTTAACATACGTATTAATATCGTTTCTAATAATAGCTTGTATTGCCATAAAAGCTACACCATAACACATTCCGTCTTCGTTGATAGTGTATCCAAGGCGCTTCATTAATGATAAAATATACATATTTTTAATTTTTATATAAAAGAAAAATAAATTAATAATTATACACAAACCAATAATAAATGAAACAAAATAGTAATTAAGGTTATTTTAATTATAAATTTTATTAATAACTGAAGTTACGGACTTTTAAATCTTAATAATTTTCAATATAGTAAAAGATATCATCAACTATTTATACCTTACCTGCCAACAATTGTGAATATTTTTATTAGATAAAAAATCCCTAGATAAACACTGTTTATCAATGTTTTCACAGTTATATTTGTTTAATATAGTTTCAGAAATTTTAAAACGTCTGTAGTTATTAGAAAAATATAAAACCCCATCTTTTTTCAAAGAATCCATCGCTAAATTTACTAGTAACTCATGATCTCTTTGAATATCAAGCACGTCATCCATACGCTTAGAATTAGAAAAAGTTGGTGGATCTAGAAATATGACGTCAAATTTTTGTGTATTTGACTTTAACCAACTAATACAGTCCGATTGAATAAAACTATGTTTTGAAACATCAAGATTATTTAGCTTAAAATTTTGCCTACCCCATTCTAGATAAGTATTTGACATATCAACGCTTGTGGTTTTAGCACCTAACAAAGCTGCATGAACACTGGCTGTACAAGTATAGCTAAAAAGGTTCAATAAACTTTTATTTTTAGCTTTTTTTGCAACTAATTGTCTAATTTTACGGTGATCTAAGAAAATACCTGTATCTAGATAATCATCGAAATTAACATAAAACTTTGCATCAAATTCTTTTATTATATGAAATTTATTTTTGCTATCTGATTTTTGGTATTGATCTTTACCTTTTTGGCGTTGACGTACTCTTGTGTAAATATTACTATATGGAATATTCAAAGTTTTATGTACCTGATAGATAGCTTGGTAAAACCTTTGCTTGGCAATACTAGGGTCTATAGTTGCATCTGCTTTATATTCTTGTAAAAAAACATTCTCACCATAGATATCAACAGCTACTGCAAATGTTGGTATATCAGCATCGTATAGACGATAACACTCTACTGCTGCTTGCTTTAACCAAGGTTTTAAATTTTTAAGGTTCTTTTGTAGCTTATTAGCAAAATCCATATGCTCATCAGATTTAGCTGCAGAAGCTTCAGCAAGGCGAATATTTTTTTCTAATTGAGATTCATGTTTAAATCTTGATTGCTCATTTATTTCAAACTGATATAGGATAGTTTCTATAGCACCGTTATAAAATTTATTGCGCTTAGTCGTGCGAAACTGTAACTCTTTTATAGAATCATAGAAATTAGTTAATATTGCAACTTTCCAATTTTGAAAATCAGCGTAAAGCCTTTCATCAAAGCCATTAAATGCATCTAATAAATCAGCTATTCTATCACCGAATAATCTCTCACCATATGGCGGGTTTGTAACTATTAAACCAGTATTTAGAAATACATTTTTAAGATCTCTAATATCTTGTTGTTTAATCGTGATAATATCACTCAATCCTGCTAAAGAAATATTTTTACTAGCTTTATCTAAAATACTATTATCGATATCATAGCCCTGGATAATGGCTTTTGAAATTTTTACACTTTCTTTAGCTTTAGTTAGTAAATCTTGCCATAGTTCTTGATTATGTAATCTTGAGTTAAAAACCTTGAAATCATCGTTTAGTATTGCTGGAGCAATATTTTTAGCCATTAATGCAGCTTCTATTAAAATTGTGCCAGAACCGCACATTGGGTCTACTAAAATTGGTGTATCTCTTTTTAACTCTTCTAGCCACCCTGCTTTTATAAGTATAGCTGCAGCTAGATTTTCTTTTAATGGTGCTTGACCTTGGTTTTGTCTATATGAACGCCTATGTAAACTTTCTAAATTAATACACAAATACACATTCACAAAATTTTTATGTAAATGTAGCTTAATAACATTATCCGGATTTTCCGTATCAACATCCGGGCGTTCTTTAAAATTATTTCTAAATTGGTCAACTATCGCGTCTTTTGTCTTTTGTGAGACAAACATAGTATTATTAAAATCATAATGATTTCCTGATACTATAATTTTAAAAGTTTTATCAACATCAAAATAGTCATTCCAGTTTATTGAAGATATAAAATCATATAGTTCTTGCTGAGTTTCAACCTTTTGGGTAGCTATTTTAAGCATCACTTGACTAGCTAAACGTGAATGAATACAAACTTTATATGCATCCTCTAGAGGGCCCTCAAATTCTACTCCGGCAAGTTTTTCTTGAGCTGATATTTTTAGGCCTACTAGTTCCTCTTTTAAAAGAATTTCTAAACCTTTAGCGCAACTGATAAAAAAAGTAAAATTTTGCATAAAAAATGTAAACTATGTTATATGGCTTAAATGATATAGTAATTAAAGTAAATGACAATGGATATAACAGAACTTTGCTAGTTATTTACTTAAGATAAAACTAAATACATAAACCACTCCCAACCCGAAGTTGAGAGTTGTCTAATATTTCCTAATTTGGAGCTGCGCAACCAGGGATATTATGATATATAGATGTGTTTGGAGATTCAGCTGCAATAGTGGTTGTACCATCTGAAACTGAAACATAATACTTAAATTTGTTTTGTGTTGTAGAGTTTGGACAATTTTTCCATACAGCTCCTGTTACAATTTGCTCAATTTGGTCTCTAGGAACCTCTGAAGTAACTTTATAGGTATAATTAGCACTAGAGTCTGGTCCTGAGACTTTTGTTACTGAGGTTGTGTTAATATTAGTTGGTGCTATACCTCCACATTGAGCCCAACTACTCTGGCCGATTCGATGGCAGTTAGAACCATTTGTTGTAGAGGTTATAGGAGAAGCTTGAACAATGTAGCTGCCTAATATCTCTTCCGGAGTGTTTTTAGTTGTAAAAACAGCTGCTACAGAGCAAGTCTGGCTTGGACGCTCATCTTGACAGTTTAAAAGAGTACCTGAAACTACAGTTGGGGTATCGACACTAATATTTGGTCTAGGAGGCGTTCCAGGAGTAGTCTGAGGATAACCTGACATATCATTTATAGTGACTGTGATTGGATTACTTATATTATTACTGGTAAGGGTACCATCTTGAGCTAAAAAATCGTCAAATGCAAACGTATATACCGTTGGGTATTGCTTGTCAGAAGTTACTGTCGCATTAGTACAAAGATCTCCAGAAGATTTATCATAACATAGCGAATGAATAACCTTTGAATATTGACTAAACCATGGACCTTTATCTGTTAAACTTCCATTTGCAGAATTATTTTTATATAAAATATCTTCATTACTATTTATGATATTTTTCAAAGAATCTTTATCTATAGCAATATTGTATATTTGACTATTTGAAACAGGAAGCAATCCTGCTGAAAAAAGAGCTGTCAATGATTCAGCTATAAGCCCTTTTGCTGGATGATTAGTTTGAATAGTAGCTACTGTTGTATACACTTTTGGTAATATGTTATTGTTATCAAAAGGCCATTGACCTGGACTAAAAAAATCAAATGAACTTACATAATCCATAGGTATATATTCCTTTTGTAAAATACTTTGGTTACCTGTCGGTGTTGTACATGTGCTTAGATCTGTAGTATCTGTACATACCTTCGGAATAAACTCCCAACAACTACTACTATTAGCATAAGCTCCATATATCGGCCTACCTTGTGAATCATACCCATTTATTTTTTGGCTACATTGGCTATTAGCTGATATTCCATTTGCAAAATAAACAACGTCTTTAAAAATAATTGTTTGAGGATAAGCTGGCTGGTTTAGCTGACTTACATCAAAAGCAAGCTGATGAGATGTATCTGTATAGTAACTTATTAGATTATTCAAATAAGAAGTCGAAGATATAGTTTGTAGTAAATAACTTGTACCAGTAGCTGGAGGATCATTTGCAATATTTTTTTGAGATCCTAAAGAATTTGTAGCTCCAGAAGAAGTAGCTATTCCGGAAGGACTGATAATACGTATTGGATTTAATCCAGAATCATTAAATACCAGAGAGCTCCAAGTAGTTTGGTTTTCTGAATAAACTCCTGTTGGCATTTCAGGTACTGCTTTATTCATAATCTGACTCCAACTCATTCCTAAAGGGTATCCAGATTCAGTCAGATCACTAACAACAATAGGAGAAGGATTTTGTATAGTAATTGGTATACCAAAAAAATCAACACTTGTAGGATCTATATATAGCACACCGTTCTGCCATGTTAGTTCAAATTTATCATAAACTACTTGAGACATATAATAATTACTATCTGAAGAGCTAGTGCTATAAAAAGGTATGGATGAAGCAACACCTCCTAAAGGATGTCCTATAGATACATATATTCGTCCGGATACAAATGGATCTGGAAGTTTTATTGTAAAGTCTCCAGCTGTTCCGATACTTTTACTATAGTCTTGCAAATATGCCTTACCTAGTAAAGGTCCTTTTGTCAAAGATCCATCATTATTTACTGTATAAATGTTTGCTCCATCTACAACCGTTATATAAGTATCATCGACCACATTAGCGTTATTAATAATTTTTAATGGATAATCTGCAGCTTCTAACGAGTTAAAACTCAATAGCCCCAAACTTAAGAGACATCCCTTTTTTAATATTTTCTTTTTCATAACGTTGTACTATTATTAATGTTGACTTTGATTTAATCATTATTTAATATCAGGTGTAATAAAAAATAGCAAGCTTTATCATGCTTAAACAAACCTGTATTTCTTTAATTGTCATATTCTTTGTTTCTTTTTTATCCAGTTGTTTAGAAAATAATAATAATGTTTCTCTACTTATGTATAATGATACAGCTGATACCCAACCGTATGTAGCTTATCCAGCCTATACTTGGATACCTGAAGGAGTAATCTATGCTCAGCCATCTTCTACTTTAACTCCAACAGCTATTAAATTTAGTCTATCCGGAGATGCTATCAACAATCCTTTATGTATAATCTCATTTACAAACGTTAATGGAGATTGGGAAATTTTACCTAATGATACAACAACAGGTACAACTTTCCTTTATAAAGAAGGTTTTGATAATGCCATTCTTAGCGTTAATTGTGGTCTTGCTGGATCTGGTATTTATACGTTTCATATGAATACTGAATTTACAATAGGTAAAGCCATATTCCATTCAAGCCAAGATTTCTTAATAAATTTTGTACTTAATAGCAAAAAAAACCTAACAATATCAACAACTCCCATAAGAAAGTAATATTCCTTAATGTTTTACTATCTTGGAAGGAAATTTATAACAACCAAAAGTTTTGCTAAAGTGAAATATCTAGCTAAAAAATCATATATAGTGCAACACCTTTAATCTTAAAACCACAATTTACCTAAAATAATAATATATTGTATAATTTTTATTAATATATTAAACCAAATAATATAAATATTAAAATAACAATAAACATTAAACTTGAGTTACAGAATTAGCCTTGTGATTGTGTATAGCCTACTAGACATAAAAGTAGTACTACATGCTTGTTTTATGTTTACTTAATTTTAATGTTAATAAGTTAAATATAATAAAGTGTATATAATAAGGAGTAAATAAGTTTATGACAGATATAGAAACAATTTGTTTAAAACCAAATAAACCTAACAGAAAACCTAGATATGATTCTTTTATTTCAGACCAAATCTCTTATACCATCGCCAGCCATAGAAGTAGTCCTTACTATGACCTCTGCTCAGATGCAAAATTTAAAGCTAAGGAAAGAATTAAAATTTTTAGCTTGTTAGAAAAAGTTTTCGGTAAAGAAATCCGCCGATTTTATGACTATGCAATAGTTGCCAGCATAGAAATAGAAATAAAAAGAGCTGTAGTTTTAAACGTACATGCTCTTCCTGATTCCCAGAGACAACCGATCGGCACTAAAATGTTACAAGTATTTGAAAATTATCTTATTAAACACGAAAATATTCAGGAACTTTACCTCCAATCAACAATTAATGAAGTTGAGTTTTACAAGAATCTTCACTTTGAGAAACTAAAATCCCGACAAAAAATTCCTACTCCATTAATCAAACATATCAGTTACGGAAATATGTGCTATAAGAAAAAACTACCACATAATGATGATTATAATTTAATAAGGAAAAAAGTAAAGTCATTAATCGAAGACACAGATGAATATGCTAATCACATTGTTCCAAATGACTCATATATTCCCCACGCTCGTAAGTTTATTACAAACAACGTAACTTTTATAAGTAAGGTTATAGATAAGTATAGCGGCAAGGTTAAAAATAGAATAATATCCTTAGGTATTGCAGGTAAAAAAATTAATCATCCAAACTTAGAAATTAATAATGCAATCTTACCTGACCGTCTTGCAAAAGTAATAAGAACACTTCTAAACGATACTAAGAAACTAAGTCTATTACCAAGTTCTTTTATAGAAGAATTTGCCAGGGAAATATCATCACAAACTAGAAGAAATAACGCTCAATCAATCAAGAAAACAAAATTCTTTACTTCGAGAGACCCGGAAGTTAAAAAATTGTACAACAACCCATATATAGAATTGCGGAAGATTTATTTTGCGAACTTAAGTTTGCAAGAAAAATTCTCTGGGGATTTCTAGCAACTATTTAGCATTCTTACTATTTCATCAGAAATTTTTACACCAGAGATATCACTATCTTCTAAAAGCAGATCTTTGATTCCATGGCTTAAAAATTTATCTTTTAAACCAAAGTTTCTAACTATTAGATTTTTATGCAAATCATTAGCAAAAATATATTCATTTACAGCCGAACCAGCTCCACCAGCAATAGAGTTTTCTTCCAAAGTTATAACTACTTGGTGAGACTTACAAATTTCAGTAATCACTCTTTCATCTAAAGGTTTAACAAAACGCATATCTACGATTGTAGCATCACATTTATTTGCTACTTCCATAGCTATCGGTAATAAAGTACCAAAATTCAAAATTGCTACTTTTGATCCTTGTTTTATAATTTTTGCTTTACCAATTTCTAAGTCTAGTTTTTCTGTGATTTCTGCTCCTATCCCAGTGCCTCTAGGGTAACGAACCATAGCAGGACCAGTATACTGATATCCAAGTTCTAACATATGGAAAGCTTCATTTTCATCACTTGGAGTCATAATTATATGATTCGGTATACAACGCATAAAACTAAGATCAAAACTACCATCATGTGTAGCGCCATCAGCTCCTACCAGTCCTGCTCTATCTACAGCA
Above is a window of Allofrancisella inopinata DNA encoding:
- a CDS encoding beta-1,3-glucanase family protein; this translates as MKKKILKKGCLLSLGLLSFNSLEAADYPLKIINNANVVDDTYITVVDGANIYTVNNDGSLTKGPLLGKAYLQDYSKSIGTAGDFTIKLPDPFVSGRIYVSIGHPLGGVASSIPFYSTSSSDSNYYMSQVVYDKFELTWQNGVLYIDPTSVDFFGIPITIQNPSPIVVSDLTESGYPLGMSWSQIMNKAVPEMPTGVYSENQTTWSSLVFNDSGLNPIRIISPSGIATSSGATNSLGSQKNIANDPPATGTSYLLQTISSTSYLNNLISYYTDTSHQLAFDVSQLNQPAYPQTIIFKDVVYFANGISANSQCSQKINGYDSQGRPIYGAYANSSSCWEFIPKVCTDTTDLSTCTTPTGNQSILQKEYIPMDYVSSFDFFSPGQWPFDNNNILPKVYTTVATIQTNHPAKGLIAESLTALFSAGLLPVSNSQIYNIAIDKDSLKNIINSNEDILYKNNSANGSLTDKGPWFSQYSKVIHSLCYDKSSGDLCTNATVTSDKQYPTVYTFAFDDFLAQDGTLTSNNISNPITVTINDMSGYPQTTPGTPPRPNISVDTPTVVSGTLLNCQDERPSQTCSVAAVFTTKNTPEEILGSYIVQASPITSTTNGSNCHRIGQSSWAQCGGIAPTNINTTSVTKVSGPDSSANYTYKVTSEVPRDQIEQIVTGAVWKNCPNSTTQNKFKYYVSVSDGTTTIAAESPNTSIYHNIPGCAAPN
- a CDS encoding GNAT family N-acetyltransferase; the protein is MTDIETICLKPNKPNRKPRYDSFISDQISYTIASHRSSPYYDLCSDAKFKAKERIKIFSLLEKVFGKEIRRFYDYAIVASIEIEIKRAVVLNVHALPDSQRQPIGTKMLQVFENYLIKHENIQELYLQSTINEVEFYKNLHFEKLKSRQKIPTPLIKHISYGNMCYKKKLPHNDDYNLIRKKVKSLIEDTDEYANHIVPNDSYIPHARKFITNNVTFISKVIDKYSGKVKNRIISLGIAGKKINHPNLEINNAILPDRLAKVIRTLLNDTKKLSLLPSSFIEEFAREISSQTRRNNAQSIKKTKFFTSRDPEVKKLYNNPYIELRKIYFANLSLQEKFSGDF
- the rlmKL gene encoding bifunctional 23S rRNA (guanine(2069)-N(7))-methyltransferase RlmK/23S rRNA (guanine(2445)-N(2))-methyltransferase RlmL, which produces MQNFTFFISCAKGLEILLKEELVGLKISAQEKLAGVEFEGPLEDAYKVCIHSRLASQVMLKIATQKVETQQELYDFISSINWNDYFDVDKTFKIIVSGNHYDFNNTMFVSQKTKDAIVDQFRNNFKERPDVDTENPDNVIKLHLHKNFVNVYLCINLESLHRRSYRQNQGQAPLKENLAAAILIKAGWLEELKRDTPILVDPMCGSGTILIEAALMAKNIAPAILNDDFKVFNSRLHNQELWQDLLTKAKESVKISKAIIQGYDIDNSILDKASKNISLAGLSDIITIKQQDIRDLKNVFLNTGLIVTNPPYGERLFGDRIADLLDAFNGFDERLYADFQNWKVAILTNFYDSIKELQFRTTKRNKFYNGAIETILYQFEINEQSRFKHESQLEKNIRLAEASAAKSDEHMDFANKLQKNLKNLKPWLKQAAVECYRLYDADIPTFAVAVDIYGENVFLQEYKADATIDPSIAKQRFYQAIYQVHKTLNIPYSNIYTRVRQRQKGKDQYQKSDSKNKFHIIKEFDAKFYVNFDDYLDTGIFLDHRKIRQLVAKKAKNKSLLNLFSYTCTASVHAALLGAKTTSVDMSNTYLEWGRQNFKLNNLDVSKHSFIQSDCISWLKSNTQKFDVIFLDPPTFSNSKRMDDVLDIQRDHELLVNLAMDSLKKDGVLYFSNNYRRFKISETILNKYNCENIDKQCLSRDFLSNKNIHNCWQVRYK